In one Nomascus leucogenys isolate Asia chromosome 13, Asia_NLE_v1, whole genome shotgun sequence genomic region, the following are encoded:
- the MAFB gene encoding transcription factor MafB, with amino-acid sequence MAAELSMGPELPTSPLAMEYVNDFDLLKFDVKKEPLGRAERPGRPCTRLQPAGSVSSTPLSTPCSSVPSSPSFSPTEQKTHLEDLYWMASNYQQMNPEALNLTPEDAVEALIGSHPVPQPLQSFDSFRGAHHHHHHHHPHPHHAYPGAGVAHDELGPHAHPHHHHHHQASPPPSSAASPAQQLPTSHPGPGPHATASATAAGGNGSVEDRFSDDQLVSMSVRELNRHLRGFTKDEVIRLKQKRRTLKNRGYAQSCRYKRVQQKHHLENEKTQLIQQVEQLKQEVSRLARERDAYKVKCEKLANSGFREAGSTSDSPSSPEFFL; translated from the coding sequence ATGGCCGCGGAGCTGAGCATGGGGCCAGAGCTGCCCACCAGCCCGCTGGCCATGGAGTATGTCAACGACTTCGACCTGCTCAAGTTCGACGTGAAGAAGGAGCCACTGGGGCGCGCGGAGCGTCCGGGCAGGCCCTGCACACGCCTGCAGCCAGCCGGCTCGGTGTCCTCCACACCGCTCAGCACTCCGTGTAGCTCCGTGCCCTCGTCGCCCAGCTTCAGCCCGACCGAACAGAAGACACACCTCGAGGATCTGTATTGGATGGCGAGCAACTACCAGCAGATGAACCCCGAGGCGCTCAACCTGACGCCTGAGGACGCGGTGGAAGCGCTCATCGGCTCGCACCCAGTGCCACAGCCGCTGCAAAGCTTCGACAGCTTTCGCGGcgctcaccaccaccaccatcaccaccaccctcaCCCGCACCACGCGTACCCGGGCGCCGGCGTGGCCCATGACGAGCTGGGCCCGCACGCTCATCcgcaccatcaccatcatcaccaagCGTCGCCGCCGCCGTCCAGCGCCGCTAGCCCGGCGCAACAGCTGCCCACTAGCCACCCCGGGCCCGGGCCGCACGCGACGGCCTCGGCGACGGCGGCGGGCGGCAACGGCAGCGTGGAGGACCGCTTCTCCGACGACCAGCTCGTGTCCATGTCTGTGCGCGAGCTGAACCGCCACCTGCGGGGCTTCACCAAGGACGAGGTGATCCGCCTGAAGCAGAAGCGGCGGACCCTGAAGAACCGGGGCTACGCCCAGTCTTGCAGGTATAAACGCGTCCAGCAGAAGCACCACCTGGAGAATGAGAAGACGCAGCTCATTCAGCAGGTGGAGCAGCTTAAGCAGGAGGTGTCCCGGCTGGCCCGCGAGAGAGACGCCTACAAGGTCAAGTGCGAGAAACTCGCCAACTCCGGCTTCAGGGAGGCGGGCTCCACCAGCGACAGCCCCTCCTCTCCCGAGTTCTTTCTGTGA